The following coding sequences are from one Prosthecobacter vanneervenii window:
- a CDS encoding sialate O-acetylesterase gives MRILCLLSLLAVSARAELKLPAIIGDNMVLQQKQANPLWGWDAPGTEVTVKFGPQTKTAKAGADGKWTVKLDAVPANAQPATISIKGSSAKELKNVLVGEVWVCSGQSNMGFNLNSTWDADLDIAQAKDAQLRLISVPQVGTQEIQNDFKGQWEECTPTSAAQFTAVGYHFGRVLREMLGVPVGLIDNAWGGSACEAWVKRDVLEKDPRFASIIARWKQTESTFTQEAFDKQVADHKTKLAEWTKARAEALKAGKYFTAQAPRPPQNPMTGQHRPGNLYAGVLHPTIGYGIKGAIWYQGESNASRAKEYRDLFPFMIEHWRKEWKQGDFPFYWVQLADYKAYKTEPVESDWAELREAQTLTIRKLPHTGQCVITDLGEANDIHPKNKRDVAERLARWALVQDYGQQLVYRSPELKDAKFEGGKALLTFDYAPQGLRTVDTDDVKGFAICGEDKKWVWAKASIIGGSKKGTNQIEVSAEGITKPVAVRYAWADNPVCNVYSAEGLPVTPFRTDDFPMITDPANPNSAEAQNAKRAEDLKKLMEAKKANEAKKKAKAAK, from the coding sequence ATGCGCATCCTCTGCCTCCTCTCCCTCCTGGCCGTCTCCGCCCGTGCGGAATTGAAACTCCCCGCCATCATTGGCGACAACATGGTGCTGCAGCAGAAGCAGGCCAATCCGCTCTGGGGCTGGGACGCTCCGGGCACCGAGGTGACAGTGAAGTTTGGCCCCCAAACGAAGACCGCCAAGGCCGGTGCCGATGGTAAATGGACCGTGAAGCTGGACGCCGTGCCCGCCAATGCGCAGCCGGCCACCATCTCCATCAAAGGCAGCAGTGCCAAGGAGCTGAAAAATGTGCTCGTGGGCGAGGTGTGGGTCTGCTCCGGCCAGTCCAACATGGGCTTCAACCTCAACAGCACCTGGGATGCCGATCTCGACATCGCTCAGGCCAAGGACGCCCAGCTGCGCCTCATCTCCGTGCCGCAGGTCGGTACGCAGGAGATTCAGAATGACTTCAAAGGCCAGTGGGAGGAGTGCACCCCCACCAGTGCGGCGCAGTTCACTGCCGTGGGCTACCACTTTGGCCGCGTGCTGCGGGAGATGCTTGGCGTCCCCGTCGGCCTCATCGACAACGCCTGGGGTGGCAGCGCCTGCGAGGCCTGGGTGAAGCGCGATGTGCTGGAAAAAGATCCGCGATTCGCCTCCATCATCGCCCGCTGGAAGCAGACGGAGTCCACCTTCACCCAGGAGGCTTTCGACAAGCAAGTCGCCGATCACAAGACGAAGCTGGCTGAATGGACCAAAGCCCGTGCCGAAGCCCTCAAGGCCGGCAAATACTTCACCGCTCAGGCTCCCCGCCCGCCGCAGAATCCCATGACCGGCCAGCATCGCCCCGGCAACCTCTATGCCGGCGTGCTTCATCCCACCATCGGCTATGGCATCAAAGGCGCCATCTGGTACCAGGGCGAGTCCAACGCCAGCCGCGCCAAGGAATACCGCGATCTCTTCCCCTTCATGATCGAGCATTGGCGCAAGGAGTGGAAGCAGGGAGACTTCCCCTTCTACTGGGTGCAGCTGGCCGACTACAAGGCCTACAAGACCGAGCCCGTGGAAAGCGACTGGGCTGAGCTGCGCGAGGCGCAGACCCTCACCATCCGCAAGCTGCCGCACACTGGCCAGTGCGTGATCACTGACCTTGGTGAAGCCAACGACATCCATCCTAAAAACAAGCGCGACGTGGCCGAGCGCCTCGCCCGCTGGGCGCTGGTGCAGGATTATGGCCAGCAGCTTGTCTATCGCAGCCCCGAGCTGAAGGACGCCAAATTTGAAGGCGGTAAAGCCCTCCTCACCTTCGACTACGCCCCGCAGGGCCTGCGCACCGTGGACACCGACGATGTCAAAGGCTTTGCCATCTGCGGCGAAGACAAGAAATGGGTCTGGGCCAAGGCCAGCATCATCGGCGGCTCCAAGAAAGGCACCAACCAGATCGAAGTCAGCGCTGAGGGCATCACCAAGCCCGTTGCTGTGCGCTACGCCTGGGCAGACAATCCGGTCTGCAATGTCTATTCCGCCGAAGGCCTGCCCGTCACCCCCTTCCGTACCGATGACTTCCCCATGATCACCGATCCGGCCAATCCGAACAGCGCCGAGGCCCAGAACGCCAAACGTGCGGAAGATCTCAAGAAGCTGATGGAGGCGAAAAAAGCCAACGAGGCCAAGAAGAAGGCCAAGGCCGCGAAGTAG
- a CDS encoding efflux RND transporter permease subunit yields the protein MDSSSASAPANAIITRFFVEHRLLGWLSMAAVLTWGWLSFQSLPQQEDPTFPTHDAVLVTVHPLLTAAQMEQEVTAPLEAALKHLPTLEKLQSQSQDNVSTIVIRLYTDRKKAIDEQWRKTREILKTVKLPEGSLEPRLETDYQLPATLLFAVLGEKAVSGADEIERALRTVPSSGRIRQFGHAPEMIASFEDMVAAGYSVRTLHREKDGQLQPAESVLVAVEMKAGNIIHDFKDAVLAKIGGLKLPESVKVITVSDQPAATAHRIGEFLRCFIEAVVVVVLVALLLMDWRTALVVAVAIPLTIAMTLGGMAALHVPLQQISIAALIISLGMLVDDPVVASDGINRELADGQPRGIAAWLGPFKLRRAIFFGTIINIVAFLPLALLPGDMGAFIISLPVVITLALVSSRIVSMTFIPLLGYYLLRGQKGFDAVNGSHPLHRLIPFYKNALQFALRRPLLTIIAAYGLLGASTALIPFFGKQFFPVAERNQFLIDLRLPEGSSIEQTRKVTAQIGDRLQKEEAVQSAILVSGGGTPMFYYNVLPRQPAANVAQVLVNTRHAEDVPALIVHLREVFDREIKDALCLVKQIEQGPALETPIQIEISGDDIPAKIAQVRQALVDAGAYKVHDDSGIITRINQQRTVTVKAMAPFGTLASGILTKARTAFPASGIAFGGEERELTTSQREMERVLKISLALIALAMMIQFRSFMKSVVVMLTVPLGLIGAFAGMAATHASFGFMALIGIVSLAGVIVSHIIVLSDFIEEERAAGMELEPALMQAALVRLRAVLATVFATVCGLIPLAVTGGELWRPLTAVHIFGLLFGTVLTLVLLPVLYLQFARWRWIK from the coding sequence ATGGATTCGTCTTCCGCATCTGCTCCCGCCAATGCCATCATCACGCGTTTCTTCGTGGAGCATCGGCTGCTGGGGTGGCTGTCCATGGCGGCGGTACTCACCTGGGGCTGGCTCTCATTTCAAAGTCTGCCACAGCAGGAGGACCCCACCTTTCCGACACACGATGCAGTGCTGGTGACTGTGCACCCGCTGCTGACTGCCGCGCAGATGGAGCAGGAGGTGACAGCCCCGCTGGAAGCCGCGCTCAAACATCTGCCCACGCTGGAAAAGCTGCAGTCTCAGTCGCAGGACAATGTGTCCACCATTGTCATCAGACTCTACACCGACCGCAAGAAAGCGATTGATGAACAGTGGCGGAAGACACGCGAGATTTTGAAGACGGTGAAGCTACCGGAAGGCAGCCTGGAGCCGCGCCTGGAGACGGACTACCAGCTGCCCGCCACTCTGCTTTTTGCGGTGCTGGGAGAAAAAGCTGTGAGCGGTGCGGATGAGATCGAGAGGGCGCTGAGGACGGTGCCGAGCAGCGGGCGCATCCGGCAGTTTGGGCATGCGCCGGAGATGATCGCCTCTTTTGAGGACATGGTCGCTGCTGGCTACAGCGTGCGCACGCTGCACCGTGAAAAAGATGGCCAGCTGCAGCCTGCCGAGAGCGTGCTGGTGGCGGTGGAGATGAAGGCGGGAAACATCATTCATGATTTCAAAGATGCGGTGCTGGCGAAAATCGGCGGGCTCAAACTGCCCGAGAGTGTGAAGGTGATCACTGTCTCCGACCAGCCTGCAGCCACGGCGCACCGCATTGGGGAATTCCTGCGCTGTTTCATCGAGGCCGTCGTGGTGGTGGTGCTGGTGGCGCTGCTGCTGATGGACTGGCGCACGGCCTTGGTCGTGGCCGTGGCCATCCCGCTTACAATTGCAATGACGCTGGGCGGCATGGCGGCGCTGCATGTGCCGCTGCAGCAGATCTCCATTGCCGCGCTGATCATCTCCCTGGGCATGCTGGTGGATGATCCGGTGGTGGCCTCGGACGGGATCAACCGCGAGCTGGCAGACGGGCAGCCGCGCGGCATCGCCGCCTGGCTGGGCCCCTTCAAGCTGCGGCGAGCCATCTTTTTTGGCACGATCATCAACATCGTAGCCTTCCTGCCGCTGGCCCTGCTGCCGGGAGACATGGGTGCCTTCATCATCTCGCTGCCCGTGGTCATCACGCTGGCGTTGGTCTCTTCACGCATCGTTTCCATGACCTTCATCCCGCTGCTGGGCTACTACCTGCTGCGCGGGCAGAAAGGATTCGATGCCGTCAACGGCTCGCACCCGCTGCACCGGCTCATTCCGTTTTACAAAAACGCGCTGCAGTTCGCGCTGCGCAGGCCGCTGCTCACGATCATTGCCGCCTACGGCCTGCTGGGTGCCAGCACGGCGCTCATCCCGTTTTTTGGCAAGCAATTCTTCCCCGTGGCGGAGCGCAATCAGTTCCTGATCGACCTCCGCCTGCCGGAGGGAAGCAGCATCGAGCAGACGCGGAAGGTCACCGCACAAATCGGCGACAGGCTGCAAAAGGAGGAGGCGGTGCAAAGCGCGATCCTCGTCAGCGGCGGCGGCACGCCGATGTTTTACTACAATGTCCTGCCGCGTCAGCCTGCGGCGAACGTGGCCCAGGTGCTGGTAAACACGCGCCATGCGGAGGATGTGCCCGCACTGATCGTGCATCTGCGCGAGGTCTTTGACCGCGAGATCAAGGATGCACTCTGCCTCGTGAAACAGATCGAGCAGGGGCCTGCGCTGGAAACGCCGATCCAGATCGAAATAAGCGGAGATGACATCCCGGCCAAGATCGCGCAGGTGCGTCAGGCGCTGGTCGATGCGGGAGCCTACAAGGTGCATGATGACTCGGGCATCATCACGCGCATCAACCAGCAGCGCACGGTGACGGTGAAAGCCATGGCCCCTTTCGGCACACTGGCCTCAGGCATTCTGACCAAGGCGCGCACTGCCTTCCCCGCCTCCGGCATTGCCTTCGGTGGCGAGGAACGCGAACTGACCACCAGCCAGCGGGAGATGGAACGTGTGCTGAAAATCTCTCTGGCGCTGATCGCACTGGCGATGATGATACAATTTCGCTCGTTCATGAAATCGGTGGTGGTCATGCTGACCGTGCCGCTGGGATTGATCGGCGCGTTTGCCGGCATGGCCGCCACGCATGCGTCCTTCGGGTTCATGGCGCTGATCGGCATCGTGAGTCTGGCAGGCGTCATCGTCAGCCACATCATCGTGCTTTCGGATTTCATTGAGGAAGAACGCGCCGCTGGCATGGAGCTGGAGCCTGCACTCATGCAGGCCGCGCTGGTGCGCCTGCGTGCTGTGCTGGCCACGGTGTTTGCCACGGTGTGCGGACTAATCCCTCTGGCCGTGACTGGCGGTGAGCTGTGGCGGCCGCTGACAGCGGTGCACATCTTTGGACTGCTGTTTGGCACCGTGCTCACGCTGGTGCTGTTGCCCGTACTTTACCTCCAGTTTGCCCGATGGCGCTGGATCAAGTAG
- a CDS encoding S1C family serine protease yields MNIRPLLFVPALVLLPDVLRAQPASPSPAVTQAVDTSTSAWEGIVNIDVSVLMPDYREPWNAGQPSGGSGTGFLIGKNRFLTNAHVVSNATRILIRTTNDPEPHAAKIVHIAHDCDLALIEAEDGSHFDKLKPLDFGGIPQLNTEVIAIGYPIGGDRISVTRGVVSRIDFRPYSHTSVDSHLAIQVDAAINPGNSGGPVMQSGKVVGVAFQGFSGRVAQNVGYMIPVPVIKRFLKDIEDGRYDHYVDLAASDFPIENPAQAKALGINGDGVGVLVGDVEPQGSVAEVLKIGDVILSIDDNPVMNNGLVRFEGELMDMNEIVERKFAGDTIKVKYLREGKKKEATVTLKRFDPYVRLGAQYNQRPRYIVNAGLVFQPLDRNLVDAHQIRDDTVSYVFDNFLTDKLYVERPEPVVLTNVLPDEVNTWITPYAHSIVDEINGVKIRSLKDVQTALAKKEKPFIEISLLEKNRPLVLKRELAEAAHKRIMQNYNIQEDSYLGDE; encoded by the coding sequence ATGAACATACGCCCGCTCCTGTTCGTCCCCGCCCTGGTCTTGCTGCCTGATGTACTCAGAGCACAGCCCGCCTCACCTTCCCCTGCGGTCACCCAGGCGGTCGACACCTCCACCTCGGCATGGGAGGGCATCGTCAATATCGATGTCTCCGTGCTCATGCCAGATTATCGCGAGCCATGGAATGCAGGCCAGCCCAGCGGTGGCAGCGGCACCGGCTTCCTCATCGGCAAAAACCGCTTTCTGACCAATGCGCACGTCGTCAGCAACGCCACGCGCATCCTCATCCGCACCACCAACGACCCTGAGCCGCACGCGGCCAAGATCGTCCACATCGCGCATGACTGTGACCTCGCCCTGATCGAAGCCGAGGACGGCAGCCATTTCGACAAGCTCAAGCCGCTCGATTTCGGCGGTATTCCTCAGCTCAACACCGAGGTCATTGCCATCGGCTACCCCATCGGCGGCGATCGCATCTCCGTCACACGTGGTGTCGTCTCCCGCATCGACTTCCGCCCCTACAGCCACACCAGTGTGGATTCCCATCTGGCCATTCAGGTGGATGCCGCGATCAACCCCGGCAACTCCGGCGGCCCCGTGATGCAGTCCGGTAAGGTGGTGGGCGTGGCCTTCCAAGGCTTCAGCGGCCGGGTGGCGCAGAATGTCGGCTACATGATCCCTGTCCCGGTCATCAAGCGCTTCCTCAAGGACATCGAAGACGGTCGCTACGACCACTACGTGGACCTCGCTGCTAGCGACTTCCCCATCGAAAACCCCGCGCAGGCCAAAGCCCTCGGCATCAACGGCGACGGTGTCGGCGTGCTGGTGGGAGATGTGGAGCCTCAGGGCAGCGTGGCCGAGGTGCTCAAAATCGGCGATGTCATTCTCAGCATTGATGACAATCCGGTGATGAACAACGGCCTCGTCCGCTTCGAAGGCGAGCTCATGGACATGAACGAAATCGTGGAACGCAAGTTCGCTGGAGACACCATCAAGGTGAAGTACCTGCGTGAAGGCAAAAAGAAGGAGGCCACGGTCACGCTCAAGCGCTTTGACCCCTATGTGCGCCTCGGTGCGCAGTACAACCAGCGCCCGCGCTATATCGTCAATGCAGGCCTCGTCTTCCAGCCGCTGGACCGCAACCTTGTGGATGCCCACCAGATTCGCGATGACACCGTGAGCTATGTTTTCGACAACTTCCTCACCGACAAGCTCTATGTCGAGCGTCCGGAGCCCGTGGTGCTTACCAATGTGCTGCCGGATGAGGTGAACACCTGGATCACCCCCTACGCGCACAGCATCGTGGATGAGATCAATGGTGTGAAGATCCGCTCCCTCAAGGACGTGCAGACCGCCCTGGCCAAGAAGGAAAAGCCCTTCATCGAAATCTCTCTGCTGGAGAAAAACCGCCCGCTCGTGCTCAAGCGCGAGCTCGCCGAGGCCGCCCACAAGCGCATCATGCAGAACTACAACATCCAGGAGGACTCCTATCTCGGAGACGAATAA
- a CDS encoding peptide ABC transporter substrate-binding protein — protein MIRFALAAALLISLAACGRSRPRADLVFINGAEPESIDPHVVTDQVGMRVASALFEGLCRIDEAGKPQPGLAERWEVTPDRKTYTFHLRPNTVWSDGTPLGTQDFIYSWQRVLTPEFGADYASQLYVIKNARAYHEGTLKDFTQVGVTAVDDRTLRVELENPTPYFIDLCAFTTLYPVPKSVIEKHGSAWIKPGTLVSNGAYTLGEWLLDDRMSLRRNERYWDAANVSMKSIDVLPISEPNTAINYFLTGQADLIVDKGMVPTSLTAKLKQKPYFHTGPFLGSYFMRFNVTRAPFDNPKIRLAFSLSIDRKRVTEKITQLGELDAYSLTPPGAGQNYQPPRGPDFDPERARRLLAEAGYPGGKGFPRVEYLYFPKPVERNIAVELQAMWREHLGVSVDLAKQEWKIYLDSMKGKNYQLCRSSWVGDYNDPGTFLEMFLSVSGNNATGWASTAYDNLIAAAGREADLGQRNRLFQQAEKLLVTDDCVIMPLYHYVGVQFYHADRLSGVQANMIDDHPFRCMRWK, from the coding sequence GTGATCCGCTTCGCACTCGCAGCCGCACTCCTGATCTCCCTCGCCGCCTGCGGGCGTTCGCGACCGCGTGCGGACCTAGTGTTCATCAATGGCGCAGAGCCGGAGAGCATCGATCCGCATGTGGTGACAGATCAGGTGGGCATGCGCGTGGCCTCGGCGCTGTTTGAGGGGCTGTGCCGGATCGATGAAGCAGGCAAGCCGCAGCCTGGCCTGGCGGAGCGCTGGGAGGTGACACCTGATCGCAAGACCTACACCTTCCACCTGCGCCCAAACACGGTGTGGAGCGATGGAACGCCGCTAGGCACGCAAGACTTCATCTACTCATGGCAGCGTGTGCTCACGCCAGAGTTTGGCGCGGATTACGCCAGCCAGCTTTATGTCATCAAGAATGCACGCGCCTACCATGAGGGCACGCTCAAGGATTTTACGCAGGTGGGTGTGACGGCGGTGGATGACCGCACGCTGCGGGTGGAGCTGGAAAACCCCACGCCCTACTTCATCGACCTCTGTGCTTTCACGACGCTGTATCCGGTGCCGAAGAGCGTGATCGAAAAGCATGGCTCGGCGTGGATCAAACCAGGCACACTCGTAAGCAACGGAGCTTACACGCTAGGGGAATGGCTGCTGGACGACCGCATGTCCCTGCGCCGCAACGAGCGCTACTGGGACGCAGCCAATGTGTCGATGAAGAGCATCGATGTACTGCCGATCTCGGAGCCGAACACGGCGATCAACTACTTCCTCACCGGCCAGGCAGACCTGATCGTGGACAAGGGCATGGTGCCCACCTCGCTGACGGCGAAGCTCAAGCAGAAGCCCTACTTCCACACGGGCCCGTTTCTCGGCAGCTATTTCATGCGCTTCAATGTGACACGAGCGCCGTTTGACAACCCGAAGATCCGGCTCGCGTTCTCACTGTCGATCGACCGCAAACGGGTGACGGAAAAGATCACGCAGCTAGGAGAACTCGATGCTTACAGCCTTACCCCTCCCGGCGCGGGGCAGAACTATCAGCCGCCTCGCGGACCGGATTTTGACCCCGAACGAGCGCGCAGGCTGCTCGCTGAAGCAGGCTATCCAGGCGGCAAAGGTTTTCCGCGTGTGGAATACCTCTACTTTCCCAAGCCGGTCGAGCGCAACATCGCCGTGGAGCTGCAGGCCATGTGGCGAGAGCACCTCGGCGTAAGCGTGGACCTGGCCAAGCAGGAATGGAAGATCTACCTGGACTCCATGAAGGGGAAAAACTACCAGCTGTGCCGCAGCAGCTGGGTGGGTGACTACAACGACCCGGGGACATTTCTGGAGATGTTTCTCTCCGTCAGCGGCAACAACGCCACCGGTTGGGCAAGCACGGCATACGATAACCTCATCGCCGCCGCCGGACGCGAGGCGGACCTGGGCCAACGCAACAGGCTCTTTCAGCAGGCCGAGAAGCTCCTCGTCACAGACGACTGCGTGATCATGCCCCTCTACCACTACGTGGGCGTGCAGTTTTACCATGCCGACCGCCTCAGCGGCGTGCAGGCCAACATGATCGATGATCATCCCTTCCGCTGCATGCGGTGGAAGTAA
- a CDS encoding YceH family protein, with protein sequence MPAESVTTAILFTLTSEAARVMGCLIEKEITLPDYYPMTLNALVTACNQTTNRDPIVRYDERTVLRALEMLKTHGYVFEVNIVGGRTLKYRHNLKGKLPGLERQHMALLCMLLLRGSQTAGELRQRTERLFEFPDMQSVENALAELIGYKEGPLVQCIPAGPGQRVAQFMHLFCGEVAGAAEAVLNSAPVTAAPMTEEPSDADWRARMEAEIALLKAQVSRLQTLIGAVK encoded by the coding sequence ATGCCCGCCGAATCTGTAACTACCGCCATCCTGTTTACTCTAACTTCTGAAGCGGCGCGGGTGATGGGCTGTCTCATCGAAAAGGAGATCACACTGCCAGACTACTACCCAATGACGCTGAACGCGCTGGTGACAGCATGCAATCAGACGACGAACCGGGACCCGATCGTACGCTATGATGAACGCACCGTACTGCGTGCTCTGGAGATGCTGAAGACCCACGGGTATGTGTTTGAAGTGAACATCGTGGGCGGGCGCACGCTGAAGTACCGGCACAATCTGAAGGGCAAGCTGCCAGGCCTGGAGCGGCAGCACATGGCGCTGCTGTGCATGCTGCTGCTGCGCGGCAGCCAGACCGCTGGAGAGCTGCGCCAGAGAACGGAGAGGCTGTTTGAGTTTCCCGACATGCAGAGCGTGGAGAATGCGCTGGCGGAACTGATCGGCTACAAGGAGGGACCGCTGGTGCAGTGCATCCCCGCAGGTCCAGGACAGCGCGTGGCGCAGTTCATGCACCTCTTTTGTGGAGAGGTGGCTGGTGCGGCCGAGGCTGTGCTAAACTCAGCGCCTGTCACTGCAGCACCGATGACCGAGGAGCCTTCGGATGCCGACTGGCGCGCACGCATGGAGGCGGAGATAGCGCTGCTGAAGGCGCAGGTGTCGCGGCTGCAAACTCTGATTGGGGCGGTGAAGTAA
- a CDS encoding pseudouridine synthase, protein MRRLDQLLSALGYCSRKEAMAFVKDGRVKLGGVVVKRSDQRVDAAQITVDDLPLEAPDGLLAILHKPVGYSCTHSVDEGPNIYELLPAHWPDRNPVVTSVGRLDKDTSGLLLVSDIGSLVHRYTSPKSDIEKTYLVEVDKALDPALKEVFAKGDLMLRSEDKPCLPARLEIVSDLTARLTITEGRYHQVRRMFASQGWHVEKLHRERFGPYELGDLPEGEWRMLEPMRG, encoded by the coding sequence ATGCGCCGCCTAGATCAACTGCTCTCCGCCCTCGGCTACTGCTCGCGCAAGGAGGCGATGGCGTTTGTGAAGGATGGGCGGGTGAAACTGGGCGGTGTGGTGGTGAAGCGCTCGGACCAGCGGGTGGATGCGGCGCAGATCACCGTGGATGATCTGCCGCTGGAGGCACCCGACGGTCTGCTGGCGATACTGCACAAGCCCGTGGGCTACTCCTGCACCCACAGCGTGGATGAAGGACCGAACATCTATGAGCTGCTGCCCGCCCATTGGCCGGACAGAAACCCTGTGGTGACAAGCGTGGGCCGCCTGGACAAGGATACCAGCGGACTGCTGCTGGTGTCTGACATCGGAAGCCTGGTACACCGCTACACCTCGCCGAAGTCGGACATCGAGAAGACGTATCTGGTGGAAGTGGACAAGGCGCTGGATCCAGCGCTGAAGGAGGTGTTTGCCAAAGGCGATCTGATGCTGCGCAGCGAGGACAAACCCTGCCTGCCTGCCAGGTTGGAAATTGTCTCAGACCTCACAGCGCGGCTCACGATCACGGAAGGACGGTACCATCAGGTGCGGCGGATGTTTGCCAGTCAGGGCTGGCATGTGGAAAAGCTGCACCGCGAACGCTTTGGACCGTATGAGCTGGGTGATCTGCCAGAGGGAGAGTGGCGGATGCTGGAGCCGATGCGTGGATAG
- a CDS encoding S1C family serine protease, with product MKLSPFFPLLLLTLGAGALSAQTPSADAPKKKRAAAPAENGAAVPQQVVQSNSLVKVNATSQPYSLHLPWQKESPSGRRGLGVVLAGNRVLVTGQMVANATYIELELPENGQKVPAKVVAVDYEANLALLESPASDKQKAFFAGLKPMAVDSGTRIEDKVDILQAGRVGELIKSPLVISKVLTRRYNVEGSGFLVYEANNIVRSEANSFTLPVVKGGKLVGLLLSYDSKNQVTTILPAPIIEHFLKDVADGSYEGFPSLGMEMQSTMDEQFREFLGLKPDAPGVLISAVMKGGSAEKSGMKKGDILVAINGFSIDSRGDYKDPQFGPLSSSHLVRGRAYVGDKVEIKVIREGKEIVLKSELARRKPDDFLVLPYLFDKGPRYVLMGGLLFQELSRPYLDAFGDEQRGGAILRLAHIAAHPDKYEEEGRRKLVFLSLVLPTPSAQGYDKLGGQVINKVNGQVIKDLNDLADAFKNNKDTVHVIELNDFPHILYLDGFNAERDNMRLLGGAYRIGSLKRLE from the coding sequence ATGAAGCTCTCCCCGTTTTTCCCTCTCCTCCTTCTCACACTCGGTGCCGGCGCGCTCTCCGCGCAGACACCCTCGGCCGATGCACCGAAAAAGAAACGCGCTGCTGCTCCTGCAGAGAACGGCGCGGCCGTGCCTCAGCAGGTGGTGCAAAGCAATTCCCTCGTGAAGGTGAACGCCACCTCCCAGCCCTACAGCCTGCATCTGCCATGGCAGAAGGAGTCACCCTCCGGTCGTCGTGGCCTGGGTGTGGTGCTGGCAGGCAATCGCGTACTCGTCACCGGTCAGATGGTGGCCAATGCCACCTACATCGAGCTGGAGCTGCCGGAGAACGGGCAGAAGGTCCCTGCCAAGGTCGTAGCGGTGGACTATGAGGCCAATCTGGCGCTGCTGGAGTCCCCGGCCTCGGACAAGCAGAAGGCCTTCTTCGCCGGGCTCAAGCCCATGGCCGTGGACAGCGGCACCCGTATCGAGGACAAGGTGGACATCCTGCAGGCCGGACGCGTGGGAGAGCTCATCAAGAGCCCCCTCGTCATCAGCAAGGTGCTCACCCGCCGCTACAATGTCGAAGGCTCCGGCTTCCTCGTCTATGAGGCCAACAACATCGTCCGCAGCGAGGCCAACAGCTTCACCCTCCCTGTGGTGAAAGGCGGTAAGCTCGTCGGTCTGCTGCTCAGCTACGATTCCAAGAACCAGGTCACCACCATCCTGCCCGCGCCCATCATCGAGCACTTCCTCAAAGACGTGGCCGATGGCAGCTACGAGGGCTTTCCCAGCCTCGGCATGGAGATGCAGTCCACCATGGACGAGCAGTTCCGCGAATTCCTCGGCCTCAAGCCAGATGCCCCCGGTGTGCTCATCAGTGCGGTCATGAAAGGCGGCTCCGCCGAAAAATCCGGCATGAAAAAGGGTGACATCCTCGTGGCTATCAACGGCTTCTCCATCGACTCCCGCGGCGACTACAAAGACCCGCAGTTCGGCCCCCTGAGCTCCAGCCATCTCGTCCGCGGCCGCGCCTATGTCGGAGACAAGGTCGAGATCAAAGTCATCCGTGAGGGCAAGGAAATCGTTCTCAAGAGCGAGCTCGCCCGCCGCAAGCCCGACGACTTCCTCGTGCTGCCCTACCTCTTTGACAAAGGCCCTCGCTACGTGCTGATGGGCGGCCTCCTCTTCCAGGAGCTTTCCCGTCCGTATCTCGACGCCTTTGGCGATGAGCAGCGCGGCGGCGCCATCCTGCGCCTCGCGCACATCGCGGCGCATCCTGACAAGTATGAGGAAGAGGGGCGGCGGAAGCTCGTCTTCCTCAGCCTCGTGCTCCCCACGCCCAGCGCCCAAGGCTACGACAAGCTCGGCGGCCAGGTCATCAACAAGGTCAACGGCCAGGTCATCAAAGATCTCAACGACCTCGCCGACGCCTTCAAAAACAACAAGGACACTGTGCACGTTATCGAGCTCAACGACTTCCCGCACATCCTCTACCTCGATGGCTTCAATGCCGAGCGCGACAACATGCGCCTCCTGGGCGGTGCCTACCGCATCGGCAGCTTGAAGCGGCTGGAGTGA